The genomic segment ACGAAGATAAGAAACCGTCTGATGAGTCCGCCAACGACCACCTATGGGACCTCGACGAAGATCAACTTCGCCGTGAGAAAAAAGATATCGAAGAAATGCTAAAGGATCTTGAGCTCAAGGTATGTCAATTGTTCTACTAAtgacgagctggatgaACTCGCTGCGAATCCATCCACTGTCTTAAAAGACGACGGCAAGCCAGTGAACCCCGAACTGGAGAAAGCCATTAAAGAGGCTTTTCTAGGCGCAACGGAGTCGCTGGCGAGTGACTCGGAGCTGCACGCTCCACCAGCCGACAAGCCAGTCAACGATCTAAGTACGCGTGTAAAACGCAAGAAGCACTAGCCCACACACTGCATTTTTAGTCAGACATTGCGGGCTTGGCTTATGTAGCACAGAAACCGTAGATCCGTGCTAGATTCCAAGTTGGACCCGCTACAACATGGCAACGAATATCACTTTTCACCCCGGCAATGTCACTTATGATGAGCGCAGCAGTCTTTTGAATCAAAAGGGTATGACGATTTGGTTTACTGGTCTATCTGCTTCTGGCAAATCCACTGTGGCTGTGGCTTTAGAACAGCACCTGCTGCATCTGAAAAAGTCTGCCTTCCGTCTGGATGGTGACAACATTCGCTTTGGCCTCAATAAGGACCTCGGATTCTCACCTAAGGATCGCGAAGAAAACATTCGTCGCATTTCTGAAGTATCGCTTCTTttcgcctcgtcgacggccATCGCTATTACGTCGTTCATCTCACCGTACAAGGCAGATCGTGACTTTGCACGCGAGTTGCACCGGAAGCACAATCCTGAACTACCGTTCATTGAAGTATTCGTGGATACAAGCGTAGAAGAATGTGCGAAGCGCGACCCCAAAGGCTTGTATAAAAAGGCTTTTAGTGGCGAAATCAAAGGTGTGTGTGTGCAATGTAACCTATTTACTAACTTGACTAGAGTTCACCGGCGTATCGGCTCCTTACGAAGCGCCGGAAAATCCTGAGATTCACATTGATGGTGCGAAGTCCTCTGTTGAGGACAGCGTAAAAACCATCATGGACTTCTTGCTGTCCAAGAAGTACATCTGTTAAAAGCTCGTAGCCAAACGTTCTTCCAGATGTCTAGTTGCTGTGTGTGGCCGGGTTA from the Malassezia restricta chromosome II, complete sequence genome contains:
- a CDS encoding adenylylsulfate kinase, with the protein product MATNITFHPGNVTYDERSSLLNQKGMTIWFTGLSASGKSTVAVALEQHLLHLKKSAFRLDGDNIRFGLNKDLGFSPKDREENIRRISEVSLLFASSTAIAITSFISPYKADRDFARELHRKHNPELPFIEVFVDTSVEECAKRDPKGLYKKAFSGEIKEFTGVSAPYEAPENPEIHIDGAKSSVEDSVKTIMDFLLSKKYIC